The following proteins come from a genomic window of Alnus glutinosa chromosome 10, dhAlnGlut1.1, whole genome shotgun sequence:
- the LOC133878984 gene encoding putative serine carboxypeptidase-like 53: MESKPFCWVLLAFFILLCFVAQTHGRMKEQGLHHLYKSILKADFGLDTSLFQAADLIVDQTNVLPQQGLKERDWIKAWPGQPPVKFSQYSGYVTVNKAAGRALYYYFAEAQQYKDTLPLLLWLNGGLSFYKGDKERW, from the exons ATGGAAAGTAAGCCtttttgttgggttcttttAGCCTTTTTCATTCTGTTATGCTTTGTGGCTCAAACTCATGGGAGGATGAAAGAGCAAGGCTTACACCATCTCTACAAGTCCATTTTGAAGGCAGATTTTGGTCTCGACACGAGCCTTTTCCAGGCAGCTGACCTTATCGTCGATCAAACCAATGTTCTTCCTCAGCAGGgcttgaaagagagagattggaTTAAGGCATGGCCAGGACAACCCCCCGTGAAATTCTCTCAATATAGTGGTTATGTCACCGTGAATAAAGCTGCCGGTCGTGCGCTCTATTACTACTTCGCTGAAGCTCAACAGTATAAGGATACAttgcctcttcttctttggctcaACGGAG ggctTTCCTTTTATAAGGGAGACAAAGAAAGATGGTAG
- the LOC133879732 gene encoding serine carboxypeptidase-like 40, translating to MQELGPFRVRSDGKTLFKNKFSWNYAANVLFLESPAGVGYSYSNTTSDYDKMGDRITAADNYLFLVNWLERFPEYKNRPFYISGESYAGHYVPQLAHTILHHNKKANRTIINLKGIIIGNAVINDETDERGMYDYFATHALVPDRVVSQIQKYCDFSPKAGNQSSECNAAVDAVDPNIDNINIYNIYAPLCFSTNVTARPKKASILNFDPCSDYYVYAYLNRPDVQAAIHANVTKLTHDWEPCSDIIGNWLDSPSTILPLLQEFMANGLRVWVFSGDTDGRIPVTSTKYSLDKLKLPVKTNWHPWFLMGEVGGYTEVYEGDLTFVTVRDAGHQVPSFQPARGLSLIKHFLDGTPLPNRSGVGEDTLKGA from the exons ATGCAAGAGCTAGGTCCATTTCGCGTGCGTAGCGAtggcaaaacacttttcaaaaataaattttcttggaattatg CTGCTAATGTTCTGTTCCTTGAGTCACCTGCTGGGGTAGGATATTCTTACTCCAATACGACATCGGATTATGATAAAATGGGAGACAGAATCACTGCAGCagataattatttgtttttggttaaTTGGCTAGAGAGATTTCCTGAGTACAAGAATCGTCCTTTTTATATTTCTGGAGAAAGTTATGCTGGGCATTATGTTCCTCAACTTGCACACACCATTCTTCATCACAACAAAAAGGCTAATAGGACCATTATCAACCTCAAGGGGATCATt ATTGGAAATGCAGTAATCAATGATGAAACAGATGAACGAGGAATGTATGATTACTTTGCAACACATGCACTCGTTCCGGACAGAGTTGTGtctcaaatacaaaaatactgTGATTTCTCACCCAAAGCCGGCAATCAGTCAAGTGAATGCAATGCAGCCGTTGATGCAGTCGACCCGAATATTGACAACATTAATATCTACAACATCTATGCTCCCCTCTGTTTTTCTACCAATGTCACAGCCCGGCCCAAAAAAGCTTCT ATACTAAATTTTGATCCATGTAGCGACTATTATGTGTATGCTTATCTAAACCGACCTGATGTTCAAGCAGCCATTCATGCCAATGTAACTAAACTTACACATGACTGGGAGCCATGCAGTGATATCATTGGTAACTGGTTAGATAGCCCTTCGACCATCCTTCCCCTTCTCCAAGAGTTCATGGCCAATGGTCTCAGAGTTTGGGTTTTTAG TGGCGACACTGATGGAAGGATACCTGTTACTTCAACAAAGTACTCTCTAGACAAATTGAAGCTTCCTGTGAAGACTAATTGGCATCCTTGGTTCCTCATGGGAGAG GTTGGTGGGTACACAGAAGTGTATGAGGGAGACCTAACATTCGTGACAGTGAGAGACGCAGGGCATCAAGTGCCAAGCTTCCAGCCAGCCAGAGGACTTTCTTTGATCAAGCACTTCCTTGATGGCACACCTCTTCCAAACA